One genomic segment of Candidatus Macondimonas diazotrophica includes these proteins:
- a CDS encoding MerR family transcriptional regulator: MKQDAASSDDRELFPIRTVSSLTGVNAVTLRAWERRYGLISPRRTPKGHRLYSRADVQRIQQVLDFLDRGISIGQARAALEAQQRGETSVTVAAPQESRGLWAGYIARMVLAIGSFDEKNLNAVYSEALSLYPVELVTSQLIVPLLEEVGRRWQNQEGSVAEEHFFSVFMRNKLGARFHHMALETTGPKLLCACVPTENHELALLLFCLAALTRNYRIVLLGANMPFADLPTAVRRSGSDAIVLAGSVGAYWPTFEEELAGLIQRAKVPVLVGGHLSTLHRDAVTRAGAIVLGSEMSQAFRRLGQALMPPE, from the coding sequence TTGAAGCAGGATGCGGCTTCTTCAGACGATCGAGAACTGTTTCCGATTCGGACCGTTTCCAGTCTGACGGGCGTCAATGCGGTGACGCTGCGCGCGTGGGAGCGCCGTTATGGCTTGATCAGTCCACGTCGCACGCCGAAGGGCCACCGGCTCTATAGTCGCGCCGATGTCCAGCGCATTCAGCAAGTTCTGGATTTTCTGGACCGAGGAATCTCCATTGGCCAGGCCCGGGCGGCGCTCGAGGCGCAGCAACGGGGCGAAACCTCGGTCACGGTGGCTGCTCCTCAGGAGTCCCGAGGATTATGGGCGGGCTACATCGCGCGCATGGTTCTGGCGATCGGTAGCTTCGATGAAAAGAACCTGAATGCCGTTTACAGCGAAGCCTTGTCGCTCTATCCCGTGGAGCTGGTCACTAGCCAGCTGATCGTTCCGCTGCTCGAAGAGGTGGGGCGGCGATGGCAGAACCAGGAGGGGAGCGTCGCCGAGGAGCATTTTTTCAGCGTGTTCATGCGCAACAAGCTGGGTGCCCGCTTTCATCACATGGCCTTGGAGACCACCGGCCCCAAGCTGTTATGCGCCTGTGTTCCGACGGAAAACCATGAACTGGCGCTCCTGCTGTTCTGTCTGGCGGCGCTGACGCGCAACTATCGAATCGTGCTGCTCGGCGCCAACATGCCCTTCGCCGACCTCCCCACGGCCGTGCGCCGCTCGGGGAGCGACGCGATTGTACTGGCGGGCTCGGTTGGCGCTTATTGGCCGACCTTCGAAGAAGAGCTTGCGGGGCTGATTCAGCGAGCGAAAGTGCCGGTGCTGGTCGGTGGCCACCTGTCGACCCTGCATCGCGATGCCGTGACCCGTGCGGGTGCCATCGTGCTCGGAAGCGAGATGTCCCAGGCCTTTCGGCGGCTCGGGCAGGCTTTGATGCCCCCGGAATAG
- a CDS encoding HAD family hydrolase encodes MNRKPPAIRAITFDLDDTLWEIGPVIRAAEARMERYLRHHFPAMAQRLPAGEVRRRMNRLASQRPELAHHVTALRMTVLQQAAREAGTTPQAAELAFAEFIAARNAVTPFTDAAAVLNRLSGHFSLASITNGNVDLATTSLRGFFRVNVSAETAGMAKPHPAIFHLTCEALGVAPEETLHIGDDPECDVVGARAAGLHTIWFNRPGHRWPGPGQVPSYVRQLSELLERLLPGPTST; translated from the coding sequence ATGAACCGAAAGCCTCCCGCCATCCGCGCGATCACCTTCGACCTCGACGACACGCTCTGGGAAATCGGCCCTGTCATCCGCGCCGCCGAAGCCCGCATGGAGCGCTATCTGCGACACCATTTCCCGGCCATGGCGCAACGTCTACCCGCCGGGGAAGTTCGCCGCCGAATGAATCGCCTGGCCTCACAACGCCCGGAGCTGGCTCACCACGTGACTGCCCTGCGCATGACCGTCCTCCAGCAAGCGGCGCGCGAAGCGGGGACGACCCCACAGGCCGCCGAATTGGCATTCGCTGAATTCATCGCCGCCCGAAACGCCGTCACACCCTTTACCGATGCCGCTGCGGTGCTGAACAGGCTGAGCGGGCATTTCTCGCTGGCCAGCATCACCAACGGCAACGTTGACCTGGCCACGACCAGCCTGCGGGGGTTTTTCCGCGTCAACGTCAGCGCGGAAACCGCCGGGATGGCCAAGCCGCATCCCGCCATCTTTCACCTCACGTGCGAGGCGCTGGGTGTCGCCCCCGAAGAAACGCTGCACATCGGGGATGACCCCGAATGCGATGTAGTCGGGGCGCGGGCCGCCGGGTTGCATACCATCTGGTTCAACCGCCCCGGCCACCGGTGGCCGGGCCCCGGACAGGTACCCAGCTACGTGAGACAACTCAGCGAACTGCTGGAAAGACTCCTGCCCGGCCCGACATCCACTTGA
- the purU gene encoding formyltetrahydrofolate deformylase, translating into MATTFTLKASCPDQVGIIAAISGLIAEHGASITEASQHSDPLTGHFFMRYEIAASDLPFGKAGFEQSLRPLAQRFGMDWTVSSSATPCRVLVLVSRQDHCLADLLYRWRRRDFIFELVGVVSNHDDLRADVERIGLPYHHVPVTPEGRADAFARIEQLFQDYRADVMVLARYMQILPADLCARLPHRIINIHHSFLPSFVGANPYRQAYERGVKIIGATCHYVTEELDAGPIIEQDVMRVHHGDSVERMVALGRDVERAVLARGLRYHVQDRVLVHGNKTVVFP; encoded by the coding sequence ATGGCCACAACGTTCACCCTTAAGGCCAGTTGCCCGGACCAGGTCGGCATCATTGCAGCGATCAGCGGATTGATCGCCGAGCACGGCGCCAGTATCACCGAAGCCAGTCAGCATTCCGATCCCCTGACGGGTCATTTTTTCATGCGCTATGAGATTGCGGCTTCGGATCTGCCGTTCGGCAAGGCCGGCTTCGAGCAGTCGCTGCGGCCGTTGGCTCAACGTTTCGGGATGGACTGGACGGTGTCGTCCTCGGCGACGCCTTGCCGGGTTTTGGTCCTGGTGAGTCGGCAGGATCATTGTCTGGCTGATCTGCTCTATCGCTGGCGCCGCCGCGACTTCATCTTCGAGCTGGTGGGTGTGGTCTCCAATCACGATGATCTGCGCGCCGACGTTGAGCGGATCGGCCTGCCTTACCATCATGTACCGGTCACTCCGGAGGGTCGAGCGGATGCGTTCGCTCGAATCGAGCAGCTATTCCAGGACTATCGCGCCGATGTTATGGTGCTCGCCCGCTACATGCAGATTCTTCCCGCCGATCTGTGCGCTCGCCTGCCCCATCGCATCATCAATATCCATCACAGCTTTCTGCCTTCTTTCGTCGGCGCCAATCCGTACCGGCAGGCCTATGAACGCGGCGTCAAGATCATTGGCGCGACCTGCCATTATGTGACCGAGGAGCTCGATGCCGGACCGATCATCGAGCAGGACGTGATGCGGGTGCATCATGGCGATTCGGTCGAACGCATGGTGGCGTTGGGTCGAGATGTGGAGCGCGCCGTTTTGGCTCGGGGACTGCGTTACCACGTGCAGGATCGTGTGCTGGTGCATGGCAACAAGACGGTGGTATTTCCGTGA
- a CDS encoding NAD(P)/FAD-dependent oxidoreductase: MKIAIVGSGIAGLSAAWMLARQHEVVVFEQNDYMGGHTHTVDAPAPSGTVPVDTGFIVYNEANYPHLTALFRHLGVATRPSDMSFGVSVDHGELEYAGDNLRALFGQPSNFFKPAHWRMLSEIVRFNRLARGSLDDPALESQTLGEFLDVHRFGDALRTRYLLPMAAAIWSCPPQTMLAFPAASFMRFFKNHGLLDIRGRPQWRTVVGGSRSYIGRLTADFAGGVRLGQGVRVIQRDSQGIRLIDAQGEAHRFDRVVLACHADQALRLLEQPDVWESRLLGAFPYQTNRVVLHSDQRLMPRRRRVWSSWNYLSGANVSGDRAVSVTYWMNRLQGLSDARPYFVTLNPLMEVDPEQRWGEYDYDHPVFSQRAMQAQPLLGRLQGRQGTWFCGAYFGYGFHEDGIRSGLDVARAFGILPPWEAGLPESITRGQAKPAPVPAALPETA; this comes from the coding sequence ATGAAGATCGCCATTGTGGGTAGCGGAATCGCCGGTCTTTCGGCCGCATGGATGCTGGCGCGGCAGCATGAGGTGGTCGTATTCGAGCAGAACGACTACATGGGTGGCCATACGCACACCGTAGATGCACCGGCGCCATCTGGAACGGTTCCGGTCGATACGGGCTTTATCGTTTACAACGAAGCCAATTATCCGCATCTCACGGCGCTTTTCCGCCATCTTGGTGTCGCGACGCGACCCAGTGACATGTCGTTTGGCGTCTCCGTCGATCACGGCGAACTGGAATACGCCGGCGACAATCTCCGCGCACTGTTTGGCCAGCCCAGCAACTTCTTCAAGCCGGCGCACTGGCGGATGCTGTCCGAGATCGTGAGGTTCAACCGCCTGGCGCGAGGCAGCCTGGACGATCCCGCTCTCGAGTCGCAAACCCTGGGCGAGTTTCTCGATGTGCACCGATTCGGTGACGCGTTGCGGACGCGCTATCTGCTGCCGATGGCGGCGGCCATCTGGTCCTGTCCACCGCAGACCATGCTGGCCTTCCCGGCCGCCAGCTTTATGCGGTTCTTCAAGAATCATGGCTTGCTCGATATTCGGGGGCGGCCTCAGTGGCGAACCGTCGTGGGCGGAAGTCGGAGTTACATTGGTCGACTCACCGCAGACTTTGCCGGTGGTGTGCGCCTGGGGCAGGGTGTGCGCGTCATTCAGCGGGATTCGCAGGGTATAAGGCTGATCGACGCTCAAGGAGAAGCGCACCGATTCGATCGGGTCGTGCTGGCCTGTCATGCGGATCAGGCGCTGCGGCTGCTGGAGCAGCCCGATGTCTGGGAATCCAGACTGCTCGGCGCGTTTCCGTACCAGACGAACCGCGTGGTGCTGCATTCCGATCAGCGCTTGATGCCGCGTCGCCGGCGCGTCTGGTCGTCCTGGAACTACCTCTCCGGTGCGAATGTCTCGGGCGATCGTGCGGTCTCAGTGACCTACTGGATGAATCGTCTGCAGGGCCTGTCTGATGCGCGCCCGTACTTCGTCACGCTCAATCCGTTGATGGAAGTCGATCCTGAGCAGCGCTGGGGCGAGTATGACTACGATCATCCCGTATTCAGTCAGCGGGCCATGCAGGCGCAACCTTTGCTGGGCCGCTTGCAGGGGCGGCAGGGAACCTGGTTCTGCGGGGCCTATTTCGGCTATGGATTCCACGAAGATGGGATTCGGTCGGGCCTCGATGTGGCGCGTGCATTCGGGATTCTTCCGCCTTGGGAGGCTGGTTTGCCGGAGTCGATCACGCGCGGGCAAGCCAAGCCGGCGCCGGTTCCGGCTGCTTTGCCGGAAACCGCGTGA
- a CDS encoding efflux RND transporter periplasmic adaptor subunit, whose translation MRTWIRPGCAVLLALMLVACGQEDAAAPPDQPAVLITTELAEQQVVEDLEFSLGRLQSNVDPRIAAEVSGRVLSVAVEAGESVQRGQVVAQLDAADYRAAADGAAADVRRLEALVEQQQRQVERYRQLVQENFFSVNALDEVEAQLTALRAQLAAARSGVDRARNNLDRTAVRAPASGVIAERLVSPGDYIGAGNPLFHLSTDQMLRVVLPFPEVLSSRLAVGQTLRLRVPTAPGMPVELPITEIRPVIGAQNRAIEVLAEMRNPGGWRPGGSVNGEVVLSRREDAVVIPPLAVIRRPSGLVVYVVTDDQVQERLVKVGVETAEFVEIVEGLEAGEQVAVEGASYLTDGARVRIAQERAA comes from the coding sequence ATGCGGACTTGGATCAGACCGGGATGTGCTGTGCTGCTTGCACTGATGCTGGTTGCGTGCGGTCAGGAGGATGCTGCAGCCCCGCCTGATCAGCCAGCTGTGCTGATTACGACCGAGCTTGCAGAGCAGCAGGTCGTCGAGGATCTCGAGTTTTCGCTCGGCAGGCTGCAGTCGAATGTGGATCCGCGTATTGCGGCCGAGGTGTCCGGTCGCGTCTTGTCCGTCGCTGTGGAAGCGGGCGAATCGGTGCAGCGTGGGCAGGTCGTGGCCCAGCTGGACGCTGCCGACTATCGGGCGGCGGCCGATGGGGCGGCGGCCGATGTGCGTCGGCTGGAGGCGTTGGTCGAGCAGCAGCAGCGCCAAGTCGAGCGCTATCGGCAGCTGGTTCAGGAAAATTTCTTTTCAGTCAACGCATTGGATGAGGTCGAGGCGCAGTTGACCGCGTTGCGCGCACAACTGGCTGCGGCGCGGAGCGGGGTCGATCGAGCGCGCAACAATCTTGACCGCACAGCCGTGCGCGCGCCTGCTTCGGGCGTCATCGCCGAGCGATTGGTGAGCCCGGGGGATTATATTGGCGCTGGAAACCCCTTGTTTCATCTCAGTACTGATCAAATGCTGCGGGTTGTGTTGCCGTTTCCGGAAGTCCTGAGTTCTCGATTGGCAGTCGGGCAAACCTTGCGGTTGCGTGTGCCCACCGCTCCCGGCATGCCGGTGGAATTGCCCATTACCGAGATTCGCCCCGTGATCGGTGCGCAGAATCGTGCGATCGAGGTACTGGCGGAGATGCGCAATCCGGGTGGGTGGCGCCCCGGTGGGAGTGTCAATGGTGAGGTCGTGCTGTCGAGGCGCGAAGACGCCGTGGTCATTCCACCCTTGGCCGTGATTCGGCGTCCGTCCGGCCTTGTCGTCTATGTGGTGACCGATGACCAAGTGCAGGAGCGTCTGGTCAAGGTGGGGGTCGAGACCGCTGAGTTCGTGGAAATCGTTGAAGGGCTTGAGGCCGGCGAGCAGGTTGCGGTCGAAGGTGCTTCCTATTTGACGGATGGGGCCCGGGTGCGCATCGCCCAGGAGCGCGCCGCATGA
- a CDS encoding SAM-dependent methyltransferase, translating to MSSQPPIILQRGAALPALPWSLRLLTRILARAEYGQLELRLPDGREMHVRGRRPGPQATLVLHRPRLIGRLLTGGDTGLLESYVDGDWESPDLTRFLLWGAANEACFGGVADGFVLWRALRTLYHWRHRNTRTGSRRNIAAHYDLGNDFYALWLDSTMTYSSALFASETDTLETAQVRKYQRLIDQLEIGAGHRVLEIGSGWGGFAIQAARQTGCQVTSVTLSAAQLEEARRRAWRAGVADRIRFELMDYRDLSGHYDRIVSIEMFEAVGEQYWPDYFRQVHDLLKPRGRAGIQVITIEEKRFQDYRKSADFIQRYIFPGGMLPSPERFFDQAEDAGLELVDVKTFGKDYARTLACWDGAVHRQSHALAELGYDARFQRLWHAYLCYCEAGFTTGRIDVMQAILARD from the coding sequence ATGTCCAGTCAACCGCCCATCATCCTGCAGCGGGGCGCGGCGTTGCCGGCGCTACCGTGGTCTTTGCGCCTGTTGACGCGGATTCTGGCTCGCGCCGAATACGGCCAACTGGAGTTGCGCCTGCCCGATGGTCGTGAGATGCACGTTCGGGGTCGGCGTCCCGGCCCCCAGGCGACCTTGGTGCTGCATCGTCCACGACTGATTGGCCGGTTACTGACCGGTGGCGATACGGGTTTGCTCGAATCCTATGTGGACGGCGATTGGGAGTCGCCGGATCTCACCCGATTCCTGCTGTGGGGGGCGGCCAATGAGGCCTGCTTCGGTGGTGTGGCGGATGGATTCGTGCTGTGGCGCGCGCTGCGGACGCTCTATCACTGGCGTCATCGAAACACGCGGACCGGTAGTCGACGCAACATCGCGGCGCACTACGACCTGGGTAACGACTTCTATGCGCTGTGGCTGGATTCCACGATGACTTACTCCAGCGCGTTGTTCGCATCAGAGACCGATACGCTGGAAACCGCGCAGGTCCGCAAGTATCAGCGGCTGATCGATCAGTTGGAGATCGGCGCCGGACATCGGGTGCTCGAAATCGGATCAGGCTGGGGGGGGTTCGCCATTCAGGCTGCGCGTCAGACAGGTTGTCAGGTGACCAGCGTGACACTGTCTGCAGCGCAGCTCGAGGAAGCGCGGCGTCGCGCCTGGCGGGCCGGCGTGGCGGATCGGATCCGCTTCGAGCTCATGGATTACCGCGACCTGTCGGGTCACTACGATCGCATCGTGTCCATTGAAATGTTCGAGGCGGTGGGGGAGCAGTATTGGCCGGATTACTTCCGCCAGGTGCATGACCTGCTCAAGCCACGGGGGCGTGCCGGGATCCAAGTGATCACGATCGAGGAAAAGCGGTTCCAGGATTACCGCAAGAGTGCCGATTTCATCCAGCGCTACATCTTCCCCGGCGGGATGCTGCCGTCCCCTGAGCGATTTTTCGATCAGGCTGAAGATGCCGGGCTCGAGTTGGTCGATGTGAAGACCTTCGGGAAGGATTATGCCCGCACCCTGGCTTGCTGGGACGGAGCGGTGCACCGTCAGAGCCATGCCTTGGCCGAGCTTGGCTATGATGCGCGCTTCCAGCGTCTATGGCACGCCTATCTGTGCTATTGCGAAGCGGGATTCACAACGGGGCGCATCGACGTGATGCAGGCCATATTGGCGCGTGACTGA
- a CDS encoding DUF1365 domain-containing protein: MTGVVMKSCLYRVDIRHVRPGRFRHRFGYRLFNVLLDLDEIDERARKLRLFSHNRPNLVSVYDRDHGPRDGTPPRIWITALLADHGIDLDRAGRIRMLGFPRVLGWAFNPLTLWYCEDARDALRAVVCEVHNTFGHSHFYVLAGEHGRPLELQGALKKRKQFHVSPFFPTVGEYRFRLDPPARSVVVAVAYWRDGALAMLAELRGDARPLTDRTLLLQVLRMPWAGVKVFAAIHWQALKLWWRGAPFHAEPPIASTPRSS, from the coding sequence GTGACGGGTGTCGTCATGAAGAGTTGTCTGTATCGCGTCGACATCCGGCACGTTCGTCCAGGCCGTTTCCGCCACCGTTTTGGCTATCGACTGTTCAACGTGTTGCTCGATTTGGATGAAATCGATGAGCGTGCGCGCAAGCTCCGGTTGTTCTCGCACAATCGGCCGAATCTAGTAAGTGTTTATGACCGGGATCACGGTCCGCGCGATGGCACGCCGCCTCGGATCTGGATTACGGCATTGCTGGCTGATCATGGAATCGATCTGGATCGGGCTGGGCGGATTCGCATGCTGGGTTTCCCGCGTGTCCTGGGCTGGGCGTTCAATCCTTTGACTCTCTGGTACTGCGAGGATGCGCGGGATGCACTTCGAGCGGTGGTTTGCGAGGTGCACAACACATTCGGTCACAGCCATTTCTACGTGCTGGCGGGGGAGCATGGTCGGCCCCTGGAACTTCAGGGGGCCCTGAAAAAGCGCAAGCAGTTTCATGTGTCGCCGTTCTTTCCCACCGTCGGGGAATATCGCTTTCGTCTCGATCCGCCGGCGCGCTCGGTGGTGGTCGCCGTGGCTTACTGGCGCGATGGCGCGCTGGCTATGCTGGCCGAGCTGCGTGGAGACGCGCGCCCCCTGACCGACCGGACCTTGTTGCTCCAGGTTCTGCGTATGCCGTGGGCCGGTGTGAAGGTTTTCGCGGCCATTCATTGGCAGGCCCTGAAATTGTGGTGGCGTGGCGCTCCATTCCATGCCGAACCGCCGATTGCATCCACTCCAAGGAGTTCATGA
- a CDS encoding heme biosynthesis HemY N-terminal domain-containing protein, with amino-acid sequence MKWAVLLLALLGLGTAAGLLLQDDNGYVLMAWHGWTVETSLIFFVILLGAVLLLLWLVWRLLAGVWRLPRWVRLRRNHRRAARARAALHAALLDLQSGRYPFAEKALVKNAESDAPGLHYLLAARAAHRQQAYDRRDRYLHQAFEAEPSGQSAVLIAQAEMQLEDHRDEQALATLSMLDDPAVEARRLQLLVECHKARRDWSALRGLLPRLRDFGALSAEAQRQLEIQVFGASMAIAADRGDVGALEAAWKDAGRDLRHETPLVLAFVRGLMALRQIAQAVDVIEQHLRAHWSEELADLYGQLHTGERARQLEQIQSWIGQYGEQAVLLRAAARQCRHERIWGKARQYYEAALAAAPDPLTYQEFAELLVQLDEVEHAKELYRAGLTAFNRGQGQQTVVARTHRESTRDGGMRQ; translated from the coding sequence ATGAAATGGGCCGTGTTGCTGCTGGCGCTTCTGGGGCTGGGCACTGCGGCGGGCCTGCTGTTACAGGATGACAATGGCTATGTCCTGATGGCCTGGCACGGCTGGACGGTCGAGACGTCGTTGATTTTCTTCGTCATTCTTCTGGGCGCGGTGTTGCTTTTGCTGTGGCTGGTCTGGCGTCTGCTTGCCGGGGTTTGGCGATTGCCGCGGTGGGTGCGGTTGCGGCGCAACCACCGGCGGGCTGCGCGTGCACGCGCAGCGCTGCACGCGGCGCTATTGGACTTGCAGAGTGGCCGCTATCCCTTTGCGGAGAAAGCGCTGGTCAAGAATGCCGAGTCCGATGCGCCGGGACTGCATTACCTTCTGGCGGCGCGGGCGGCCCATCGACAGCAGGCGTACGATCGGCGCGACCGCTATCTTCACCAGGCATTTGAAGCAGAGCCGTCCGGGCAGTCGGCCGTATTGATTGCGCAGGCCGAGATGCAACTCGAGGACCATCGTGACGAACAGGCGCTGGCGACACTCTCCATGCTGGATGACCCAGCGGTCGAGGCGCGGCGGCTTCAGCTGTTGGTGGAATGCCACAAGGCCCGGCGTGACTGGAGTGCGCTGCGCGGCTTGCTGCCCAGGCTGCGTGACTTCGGCGCGCTTTCTGCCGAGGCGCAGCGCCAGTTGGAGATTCAGGTCTTTGGTGCTTCCATGGCGATAGCGGCTGATCGTGGCGACGTGGGTGCGCTGGAAGCGGCCTGGAAAGATGCGGGTCGCGACCTGCGGCACGAAACCCCGCTGGTTCTGGCATTCGTGCGGGGCCTCATGGCCCTGCGCCAGATTGCCCAGGCTGTGGATGTGATCGAGCAGCATTTGAGGGCCCACTGGTCGGAAGAATTGGCGGATCTGTACGGTCAGCTTCATACGGGCGAACGTGCCCGGCAACTGGAACAGATCCAGTCCTGGATCGGACAGTACGGGGAGCAGGCGGTGTTGCTCCGGGCCGCGGCCCGTCAGTGCCGACATGAGCGAATCTGGGGCAAGGCGCGCCAGTACTATGAGGCGGCGCTTGCCGCTGCGCCGGATCCACTGACCTATCAGGAATTCGCCGAGTTGCTGGTGCAGCTGGACGAGGTCGAGCACGCCAAAGAGCTCTATCGGGCCGGTCTGACGGCATTCAATCGGGGTCAGGGCCAGCAAACAGTGGTCGCAAGGACCCACAGGGAATCCACCCGTGACGGCGGAATGAGGCAATGA
- a CDS encoding DUF3833 domain-containing protein, whose protein sequence is MNLKNCMRLLALLGVLGLAACGGVNTKIYEGTEPPLVLEDYFLGQTRAWGMFQDRAGELKRSFEVRIDGKMVDGELVMTEDFVYSDGEKSQRIWRIKRVDAHHYEGRADDVVGVAKGVVYGRALNWTYTLALPVGDKTYHVQFDDWMYLQPDGVLLNRARMSKFGVELGQVTLAFRKL, encoded by the coding sequence ATGAACTTGAAAAATTGCATGCGTTTGTTGGCGTTGCTGGGTGTGCTGGGTTTGGCAGCTTGCGGCGGCGTCAACACGAAAATCTATGAAGGGACGGAGCCCCCGCTGGTGCTGGAAGACTATTTCCTCGGTCAGACTCGCGCATGGGGTATGTTTCAAGACCGGGCCGGGGAGCTCAAGCGCAGTTTCGAGGTCCGTATCGACGGCAAGATGGTCGACGGCGAGTTGGTGATGACCGAGGACTTTGTCTACAGCGATGGCGAGAAGTCCCAGCGGATCTGGCGCATCAAGCGGGTGGATGCCCATCACTATGAAGGCCGGGCCGACGATGTGGTGGGTGTCGCCAAGGGGGTGGTCTATGGGCGCGCACTGAACTGGACCTATACTTTGGCCCTGCCCGTGGGCGATAAGACTTACCATGTCCAGTTTGACGACTGGATGTATCTTCAGCCCGATGGTGTGCTGCTCAATCGGGCCCGGATGAGCAAGTTCGGTGTCGAGCTTGGACAGGTCACGCTCGCTTTCCGGAAGCTGTGA
- a CDS encoding MFS transporter, translating into MNASDAPLPLRILAAFGAIGLPMAAMAVPLLIYLPPYFSDELGLGLTVVGTVLLVARLFDVVTDPVVGLLSDRIRTRWGRRRPWVLAGVPLILMGTGFLFLAPVGVGWAYLLFWSVVTALGWTVLSLPHNAWAAELSPDYHERARIYGASQAFAIVGTILGVAIPGIMQSFGASRATALAVMFGFALATLPVTAIWLLRKVPEPNQPDGDVPWAKGLRLLSENRPFRRLLAAYLLNGIANGLPASLFLLFVQALIGDDQEAGILLMVYFGAGFLGLPLWLGIARRLGKHRTWCVAMIVTSLVFATVPFIEPGQFWFFFAVCVLTGLTVGADLALPAAMQADVIDLDTAQSGNSRAGLFFALWGMATKAALALAVGIAYPVLDWAGLDAQGDNTPFALTTLALLYGGLPVLIKLSAVWLMWNFPLTESDQRALRQKIVLPV; encoded by the coding sequence ATGAATGCGTCGGATGCGCCCTTGCCGTTGCGGATTCTGGCCGCTTTCGGGGCCATCGGCCTGCCGATGGCCGCCATGGCGGTACCGCTGCTGATCTACCTCCCCCCCTATTTCAGCGATGAGCTCGGATTAGGGTTGACGGTCGTCGGCACCGTGCTGCTTGTGGCGCGACTGTTCGATGTGGTGACTGATCCCGTCGTCGGACTGCTTAGTGACCGTATCCGGACACGCTGGGGCCGTCGGCGCCCATGGGTGCTTGCGGGTGTTCCGTTGATCCTGATGGGGACCGGCTTCCTGTTTCTCGCCCCTGTGGGTGTGGGCTGGGCCTATCTGCTGTTCTGGAGCGTGGTGACTGCGCTCGGCTGGACCGTTCTGTCATTACCGCACAACGCCTGGGCTGCCGAATTGTCGCCGGATTATCACGAGCGGGCACGCATCTACGGCGCGTCTCAGGCTTTTGCCATTGTCGGCACGATACTGGGCGTTGCTATTCCTGGGATCATGCAATCCTTCGGGGCATCGCGGGCAACGGCATTGGCGGTCATGTTCGGATTTGCGCTGGCGACCCTTCCGGTTACCGCAATCTGGCTGTTGCGAAAAGTGCCGGAGCCGAACCAGCCTGATGGGGACGTGCCGTGGGCGAAAGGCTTGCGTTTGCTAAGCGAGAACCGACCCTTTCGTCGATTGCTGGCGGCCTATCTGCTCAATGGGATTGCCAATGGTCTACCGGCAAGTCTCTTTCTGCTGTTTGTACAGGCGCTTATTGGCGATGATCAGGAAGCCGGGATTCTGTTGATGGTCTATTTCGGGGCCGGTTTCCTCGGCCTGCCGCTCTGGCTCGGCATCGCCCGCCGGCTGGGCAAGCATCGTACATGGTGTGTGGCGATGATCGTCACTTCCCTGGTGTTCGCGACGGTTCCCTTCATTGAGCCGGGACAGTTCTGGTTCTTCTTCGCGGTGTGCGTATTGACCGGGCTGACGGTGGGCGCCGATCTGGCCCTGCCGGCGGCCATGCAAGCGGATGTCATCGATCTGGACACGGCACAGAGCGGCAATTCTCGCGCAGGTTTGTTCTTTGCTTTGTGGGGGATGGCCACCAAGGCGGCGCTCGCGTTGGCGGTCGGGATTGCCTATCCCGTTCTGGATTGGGCCGGCCTGGATGCACAAGGAGACAACACTCCCTTCGCGCTGACCACGCTGGCCTTGCTGTACGGGGGATTGCCGGTGCTGATCAAGCTGTCGGCCGTGTGGTTGATGTGGAATTTTCCGCTGACGGAATCCGATCAGCGCGCGTTACGCCAGAAGATCGTTCTTCCCGTGTGA